The following proteins are encoded in a genomic region of Streptomyces sp. SLBN-31:
- a CDS encoding ABATE domain-containing protein — protein sequence MNLDHVFVCGHPALDLAATLRARRSTRFEMFVTPDRLNAWYLESGLVDTITPGGEDDVQAAITVREAVYRLVTDRRLGEEFDRQALAVLNAAARKTPVTPQLTLTGRHTEATPEQALATVARQAVELLSGPDVPLMKECGNPECTRVYIDRSRGMRRQWCGMESCGNKIKAAAYRARKKTAPDVAAR from the coding sequence GTGAATCTTGATCATGTCTTCGTGTGCGGGCACCCGGCTCTCGACCTCGCGGCCACACTGCGGGCCCGGCGCTCCACCCGCTTCGAGATGTTCGTGACACCGGACCGGCTGAACGCCTGGTACCTGGAGTCCGGGCTCGTGGACACGATCACGCCCGGCGGGGAGGACGACGTCCAGGCGGCGATCACCGTGCGCGAGGCCGTCTACCGACTGGTGACCGACCGCCGGCTCGGCGAGGAGTTCGACCGGCAGGCACTCGCCGTGCTCAACGCCGCCGCACGCAAGACCCCCGTCACCCCTCAGCTCACCCTGACCGGCAGGCACACGGAAGCCACGCCCGAACAAGCGCTGGCCACCGTCGCCCGGCAGGCCGTGGAGCTCCTCAGCGGCCCTGACGTGCCGCTGATGAAGGAGTGCGGCAACCCCGAGTGCACCAGGGTCTACATCGACCGTTCCCGGGGCATGCGGCGCCAGTGGTGCGGCATGGAGTCGTGCGGCAACAAGATCAAGGCCGCCGCCTACCGCGCGCGGAAGAAGACCGCGCCCGACGTGGCCGCCCGCTGA
- a CDS encoding prephenate dehydratase, translating into MTTAAYQGEPGSNSATAARALYPDAGHMPCTSFEQALDAVTLGAADVAVIPVDNSAAGRVADVHHLLPESGLFIVAEHFLAIRFDLMGAPGATLDQVECVRSHVHALGQCRKVLREGGWRTLVSDDTAGAAREVAELGDPRHAALAPPAAAELYGLEVLRAEVEDDPDNTTRFVVLSREAALAPHTGQPTMTSLFFSVRNIPSALYKALGGFATSGVNLTKIESYQMGAGLNASRFYAEIEGHPDDERIALALHELRFFSTEVRILGVYPAHPHRLAD; encoded by the coding sequence GTGACGACCGCCGCATACCAGGGTGAACCCGGATCCAACTCGGCGACCGCCGCGCGCGCCCTCTACCCCGACGCCGGGCACATGCCCTGCACGAGCTTCGAACAGGCCCTGGACGCCGTGACCCTGGGTGCCGCCGACGTCGCCGTCATCCCCGTCGACAACTCCGCGGCCGGCCGCGTCGCCGACGTACATCACCTGCTGCCGGAGTCCGGCCTGTTCATCGTCGCCGAGCACTTCCTGGCCATCCGCTTCGATCTGATGGGCGCGCCCGGCGCCACCCTCGACCAGGTGGAGTGCGTACGCAGTCACGTGCACGCGCTCGGGCAGTGCCGCAAGGTGCTGCGGGAGGGCGGCTGGCGCACCCTCGTCAGCGACGACACGGCCGGTGCGGCACGCGAGGTGGCCGAACTCGGCGACCCGCGGCACGCGGCGCTCGCCCCGCCGGCCGCGGCCGAGCTCTACGGTCTCGAGGTGCTGCGCGCCGAGGTCGAGGACGACCCGGACAACACCACGCGGTTCGTCGTCCTCTCCAGGGAAGCCGCCCTGGCCCCGCACACCGGGCAGCCGACGATGACGAGCCTGTTCTTCAGCGTCCGCAACATCCCCAGCGCCCTGTACAAGGCGCTCGGCGGGTTCGCCACCAGCGGCGTGAACCTCACCAAGATCGAGAGCTACCAAATGGGCGCGGGGCTCAACGCCAGCCGCTTCTACGCCGAGATCGAGGGGCACCCCGACGACGAGCGCATCGCCCTCGCCCTGCACGAACTGCGCTTCTTCTCCACCGAGGTGCGCATCCTCGGCGTGTACCCGGCGCACCCGCACCGGCTGGCCGACTGA
- a CDS encoding TetR/AcrR family transcriptional regulator — protein sequence MLAADPGASIASIAAEAGVDRRTVYRRFASREDLLTAIYEARLTAIELAIEDARLREAPVAVALHRYVENIIAVNRTWPVDLNRMLADESVHARRDAAIEEMDAFLRRATDEGLLRPGLPQGWASAMLPQLMHLVSRQLPELSPGQAADVVVDTLLNGLGTS from the coding sequence ATGCTGGCCGCCGACCCCGGCGCGAGCATCGCGAGCATCGCCGCCGAGGCGGGGGTCGACCGGCGCACCGTCTACCGCCGCTTCGCCTCCCGCGAGGACCTCCTCACGGCCATCTACGAAGCCCGCCTGACGGCGATCGAACTCGCCATCGAGGACGCCCGGTTGCGTGAGGCACCCGTGGCCGTCGCCCTGCACCGCTACGTCGAGAACATCATCGCCGTGAACCGCACCTGGCCCGTCGACCTCAACCGGATGCTGGCCGACGAAAGCGTCCACGCCCGCCGTGACGCGGCCATCGAGGAGATGGACGCCTTCCTGCGACGCGCCACCGACGAGGGCCTCCTGCGCCCAGGACTCCCGCAGGGCTGGGCGAGCGCGATGCTGCCCCAGCTGATGCATCTGGTCTCCCGGCAGTTGCCCGAACTGAGCCCGGGACAGGCGGCGGACGTCGTCGTCGACACCCTCCTCAACGGCCTCGGGACGTCCTGA
- the msrA gene encoding peptide-methionine (S)-S-oxide reductase MsrA, whose amino-acid sequence MSDAEERALLAGGCFWGMQELIRALPGVTRTRVGYSGDNDKPNATYRDHGKHAESIEITFDPTVTDYRTILEYFFQIHDPSTRNRQGNDIGLSYRSAIFYFDEEQRRVAEDTIADVDASGLWPGPVVTEVVPAGPFWEAEPEHQDYLQRYPDGYTCHFPRPGWRLPRRAEV is encoded by the coding sequence ATGAGCGACGCCGAGGAGAGGGCGCTGCTGGCGGGTGGCTGCTTCTGGGGCATGCAGGAGCTGATCAGGGCGCTGCCCGGTGTGACCCGTACGCGGGTGGGCTACAGCGGCGACAACGACAAGCCCAACGCCACCTATCGCGACCACGGAAAGCACGCGGAGTCGATCGAGATCACCTTCGATCCCACGGTCACCGACTACCGCACGATCCTGGAGTACTTCTTCCAGATCCACGACCCGAGCACGCGGAACCGGCAGGGCAACGACATCGGTCTCAGCTACCGCTCCGCGATCTTCTACTTCGACGAGGAGCAGCGCCGCGTCGCCGAGGACACCATCGCCGACGTCGACGCGTCCGGCCTGTGGCCGGGGCCGGTGGTGACGGAGGTGGTGCCGGCCGGTCCGTTCTGGGAGGCGGAGCCGGAACACCAGGACTACCTCCAGCGCTACCCGGACGGCTACACCTGCCACTTCCCGCGCCCGGGCTGGCGCCTGCCCAGGCGCGCCGAGGTCTGA